Proteins encoded by one window of Candidatus Omnitrophota bacterium:
- the carA gene encoding glutamine-hydrolyzing carbamoyl-phosphate synthase small subunit: protein MTEAILYLQDGAAFRGHVLGQTGETAGEAVFNTAMTGYQEILTDPSYTGQIVVMTYPLIGNTGVNNDDVESDKIHVKGFVAKEFCRRPSNWRATRSLTEYLNQNPIIAREGVDTRALTRHLRMAGAMKAIISTEDFDPKSLQAKLDALPSMEGADLVRGVTTPKKYVWKAKGPRRYKIAAIDCGIKWNILRIFADLGCETHVFPATATIKDILAIKPDGLFLSNGPGDPAVVTYVIDTVKQSIGKLPVFGICLGNQILGLALGGKTYKLKFGHHGANHPVKDLEGQRIGITSQNHGFCVDTKSLDPAEAEMIHANLNDHTGEGLRHKKFPVFSIQYHPEAAPGPHDARYLFKQFLDMIDVHKKNA from the coding sequence ATGACAGAAGCCATCCTATATCTGCAAGACGGCGCGGCTTTTCGGGGGCATGTTTTAGGGCAAACCGGAGAAACCGCGGGAGAGGCCGTTTTTAACACGGCGATGACCGGGTATCAGGAAATTCTCACCGACCCTTCTTATACCGGCCAGATCGTCGTGATGACCTATCCCCTCATCGGAAATACCGGCGTCAATAACGACGACGTGGAAAGCGACAAGATCCACGTCAAAGGGTTCGTGGCCAAAGAATTCTGCCGCAGGCCCTCCAACTGGCGCGCCACCAGGTCCCTGACCGAATACCTCAACCAGAACCCGATCATCGCGAGGGAAGGTGTCGACACCCGCGCCTTGACCCGCCATTTGCGCATGGCCGGCGCCATGAAAGCGATCATTTCAACGGAGGATTTTGATCCTAAAAGTTTGCAGGCAAAACTCGATGCCTTGCCGTCCATGGAAGGCGCGGATCTTGTGCGCGGCGTCACGACGCCCAAAAAATACGTGTGGAAGGCCAAAGGTCCCCGCCGCTATAAGATCGCGGCCATTGACTGCGGCATCAAATGGAACATTTTGCGCATCTTCGCGGACTTAGGATGCGAAACCCATGTTTTTCCGGCGACCGCAACGATCAAAGACATTTTGGCCATCAAACCCGACGGGCTTTTTCTCTCCAACGGCCCCGGCGATCCGGCGGTCGTGACCTATGTGATCGACACCGTCAAACAAAGCATCGGCAAATTGCCGGTTTTCGGCATCTGTTTAGGCAACCAGATCCTGGGGCTCGCGCTGGGCGGAAAAACGTATAAATTGAAATTCGGTCATCACGGCGCCAATCATCCGGTCAAGGACCTTGAAGGCCAGCGCATCGGCATCACGTCGCAGAACCATGGTTTTTGCGTGGACACAAAAAGTTTGGACCCCGCCGAAGCCGAAATGATCCACGCCAATCTCAATGACCATACCGGCGAGGGCCTGCGCCACAAGAAATTCCCGGTTTTTTCCATTCAATACCACCCTGAAGCGGCGCCCGGCCCGCATGACGCGCGGTATTTGTTCAAACAATTTCTCGACATGATCGACGTCCATAAAAAGAATGCCTAA
- a CDS encoding class III signal peptide-containing protein encodes MKFTRSKIGQTLRHGSGQTALEYLLLFGIVAAAVLAAFRYLLPQARDSSEGYYNNVTRVIMGEKPDPIDGGWCDYSACPPGVSQKFRTCQCPAPAFGGNDCPGGPGAGQAPCP; translated from the coding sequence ATGAAATTCACCCGTTCAAAAATCGGGCAGACCCTTCGACATGGCTCAGGGCAAACCGCGCTGGAATATCTGCTTTTATTCGGCATTGTGGCCGCGGCGGTTTTGGCCGCTTTCAGATATTTGCTTCCCCAAGCGCGCGATTCCTCCGAAGGGTATTACAATAATGTGACCCGCGTCATCATGGGGGAAAAACCCGATCCCATCGACGGTGGCTGGTGCGACTACTCAGCCTGTCCTCCCGGCGTCAGCCAGAAATTCCGCACCTGTCAATGCCCCGCGCCCGCCTTTGGCGGTAATGATTGCCCTGGCGGTCCCGGTGCCGGCCAAGCGCCCTGTCCCTAG
- a CDS encoding class I SAM-dependent methyltransferase: MTRDEAFKRLVSAVGKRASLRKTTDAIRLVNGAGDGLPGLTLEQYSAHFCAHIFETAWLKRADWLRDFLSDHFPCEYFILKDRSASAAATPDAFKVYVIVDRDGPRTIVRERGVQFHVDLNDTLNTGLFLDMRANRCLVAGLAKGKRLLNTFAYTCSFGVHARASGAAAVVNVDVSKKVLERGRANDALNGLTPASGEFVRADAVRYCERLAKRGERFDVIVLDPPSFARHEGKAFQVKKDMPRLVEAALGVLGPGGYLFVSTNCSALTYADLTKYVKIAAVSRGLKVKGMRALGQDKDFPGSGTSKESHLAAALVSFT, translated from the coding sequence ATGACCCGCGACGAAGCGTTCAAACGTTTAGTTTCTGCCGTCGGTAAACGCGCGTCTTTAAGGAAGACCACCGACGCTATACGCCTGGTCAATGGCGCGGGCGATGGCTTGCCGGGACTGACTCTGGAACAGTACAGTGCGCATTTTTGCGCCCATATTTTTGAGACGGCGTGGTTAAAGCGCGCCGACTGGCTGCGGGATTTTCTGTCGGACCATTTTCCTTGCGAGTATTTTATTTTAAAGGACCGCAGTGCCTCTGCCGCCGCGACGCCGGATGCATTTAAAGTATATGTGATCGTTGATAGAGACGGGCCCCGGACCATTGTCAGGGAACGGGGCGTCCAATTCCATGTGGACCTGAATGATACGTTAAACACAGGATTGTTTTTGGACATGCGCGCCAATCGCTGCCTCGTCGCCGGGCTGGCCAAAGGCAAGCGGCTGCTGAACACCTTCGCGTACACCTGTTCTTTCGGCGTGCATGCCCGCGCGTCCGGCGCTGCCGCTGTCGTCAACGTGGATGTCAGCAAGAAAGTCCTCGAACGCGGCCGGGCCAATGACGCTCTCAACGGTTTAACCCCGGCATCAGGAGAATTCGTGCGCGCGGATGCCGTGCGTTATTGCGAACGTCTGGCCAAACGGGGGGAGCGCTTTGATGTCATTGTCCTGGATCCGCCGTCTTTTGCCCGCCATGAGGGCAAGGCCTTTCAGGTCAAAAAAGACATGCCGCGTTTGGTTGAGGCGGCGCTTGGGGTCTTGGGTCCCGGCGGATATCTTTTTGTTTCCACCAACTGCAGCGCCCTGACCTATGCGGACCTGACGAAATATGTTAAAATAGCCGCCGTATCCCGTGGTTTGAAGGTTAAGGGGATGAGGGCCTTGGGCCAGGACAAGGATTTTCCGGGAAGCGGCACAAGCAAAGAGAGCCATCTGGCAGCCGCCCTGGTTTCATTCACATAG
- the rpe gene encoding ribulose-phosphate 3-epimerase: MKKLIEVSASILAADFAHLADEIKKSEDAGVDRFHVDVMDGHFVPNLTIGPVIVEAVRRHTRLPVEAHLMIEHPWDYIEAYVKAGADIIQIQVECYVDSIDAGKLRADLKKIRSLGKKAHIVINPGTPLITDVLGDCDGVLVMSVNPGYAGQKFMPQALPKIEHLAKTFQGDIGVDGGINGDTAPLCVKAGARVLITASYLYGSKDLKGVVAGLKAL; encoded by the coding sequence ATGAAAAAACTCATTGAAGTTTCCGCAAGCATTCTCGCCGCTGATTTTGCCCATCTGGCGGACGAGATCAAGAAGAGCGAGGACGCCGGCGTGGACCGTTTCCACGTTGATGTCATGGACGGCCATTTTGTGCCGAATCTAACCATCGGCCCGGTCATCGTCGAGGCCGTGCGCAGGCACACGCGTTTGCCCGTGGAAGCGCACCTGATGATCGAGCATCCCTGGGACTACATCGAGGCCTACGTGAAAGCCGGGGCGGACATTATCCAGATCCAGGTTGAGTGTTACGTCGACAGCATTGACGCGGGCAAATTGCGCGCGGACTTAAAGAAGATCAGGTCTTTGGGGAAAAAGGCCCATATCGTCATCAACCCGGGCACGCCTTTGATCACTGATGTCCTGGGGGACTGCGACGGGGTCCTTGTTATGTCGGTCAACCCCGGTTACGCGGGCCAGAAGTTCATGCCCCAGGCGCTGCCGAAGATCGAACATTTAGCAAAGACCTTCCAAGGGGACATCGGTGTCGACGGGGGGATCAACGGGGACACGGCGCCTTTATGCGTCAAGGCCGGGGCGCGGGTGCTGATCACGGCGAGTTATTTGTACGGCTCCAAAGACCTTAAAGGGGTTGTGGCTGGTTTGAAAGCCCTGTAG
- the purF gene encoding amidophosphoribosyltransferase, whose translation MCGIVGISHHKEASQMAFLGLYALQHRGEESAGIVTYDGKETHVIKKMGLAVDNFDESTIGKLKGHVAIAHTRYSTTGASAAKNVQPIVVTHRKKPMAIAHNGNLTNTEELYSRLEEEGAIFQTSMDSEVIVHLLAKAPNGDLKQWFVNVLSQLKGAFSLIFLVEDTLIGARDPHGFRPLSLGKLGDGYILASESCAFDLMKAEFVREIEPGEVVIIKGNKIESVFLPGAKKAVRAHCVFENIYFARPDSHIFGDNVYQVRKRLGAQLAREHPAKADFVMGIPDSGNYAALGYAQELKMPFEIGMIRNHYIGRTFIQPTQFLREFRVRVKLNPIREMIKGKRIIVVEDSIVRGTTSRNRIEEIREAGAKEIHMRISCPPIISPCFYGIDFPSTRELIAHNKSVQEIADFIKVDSLAYLSLEGMMSVMKNKGDFCTSCFTGKYPLHIPPNADKLMMEKQ comes from the coding sequence ATGTGCGGCATTGTAGGCATCAGCCATCATAAAGAAGCGTCGCAAATGGCCTTTTTGGGCCTGTATGCCCTGCAGCACCGCGGGGAGGAATCCGCCGGCATCGTGACCTATGACGGCAAGGAAACCCATGTCATCAAGAAAATGGGCCTGGCGGTGGACAATTTTGACGAGAGCACGATCGGGAAATTGAAAGGCCATGTGGCCATCGCCCACACGCGCTATTCCACGACGGGCGCCTCGGCGGCCAAGAACGTACAGCCCATCGTGGTCACTCACCGCAAGAAACCCATGGCCATCGCCCATAACGGGAATTTGACCAATACCGAGGAATTGTATTCCCGTCTGGAAGAAGAGGGGGCCATTTTCCAGACGTCCATGGATTCCGAGGTCATTGTCCACTTGCTGGCCAAGGCCCCCAATGGTGATCTGAAACAATGGTTTGTGAATGTTCTCTCGCAGTTGAAAGGCGCGTTCTCGCTGATCTTCCTCGTCGAGGACACCCTCATCGGCGCGCGCGATCCCCACGGATTTCGGCCGTTGTCGCTGGGGAAGTTGGGCGATGGGTATATTTTGGCCAGCGAAAGCTGCGCGTTCGACCTGATGAAAGCGGAATTCGTCCGCGAGATAGAGCCGGGTGAAGTGGTCATCATCAAGGGCAATAAGATTGAATCCGTGTTTTTGCCCGGCGCTAAAAAAGCCGTCAGGGCGCATTGCGTTTTTGAGAACATTTATTTTGCCCGTCCCGACAGCCATATTTTCGGCGACAACGTTTATCAGGTGCGCAAGCGCCTGGGCGCGCAATTGGCCAGGGAGCATCCGGCAAAAGCCGATTTTGTCATGGGCATCCCGGATTCAGGCAATTACGCGGCCCTGGGCTATGCCCAGGAATTGAAAATGCCCTTTGAGATCGGGATGATCCGCAACCATTACATCGGGCGCACCTTCATCCAGCCCACGCAATTTTTGCGTGAATTCCGGGTGCGCGTCAAACTCAATCCCATCCGGGAAATGATCAAGGGAAAAAGGATCATCGTGGTCGAAGATTCCATCGTGCGCGGAACCACGTCCCGCAACCGCATTGAAGAGATCCGCGAGGCTGGGGCCAAAGAGATCCATATGCGCATTTCCTGCCCGCCCATCATTTCCCCGTGTTTTTACGGCATTGATTTTCCCAGCACCAGGGAATTGATCGCGCACAACAAGTCAGTCCAGGAGATCGCGGATTTCATCAAGGTGGATTCCCTGGCTTATTTGAGTTTGGAGGGGATGATGTCGGTGATGAAGAACAAGGGGGACTTCTGCACGTCGTGTTTTACCGGCAAATATCCTCTGCATATCCCGCCCAACGCCGATAAATTGATGATGGAGAAACAGTGA
- a CDS encoding response regulator, whose protein sequence is MMRKAKVLVIDDDPDILDVLQLTLNEHYTVFAANNGTEGLELVKAKAPDIIITDYMMPVMNGPEFCRNLRKDILLQHLPVIMLTGKGETKDMVTGIESGADDYLIKPFDPETLLARIRMILKRTSRSLDASPLTHLPGNSSIMEELQNRIDSGKTFAVGYADLDKFKIYNDAYGFERGDELIRTAARVLIDSVRQVCGAEGFVGHIGGDDFVFICDDEKADAVSQKVIDAFDAAVPAFYNEKDRKAEFITGKDRQGNPTRAAFVAISIGIVSNRGQKITHVAQIGEIGAELKKYAKSLDRSNYVRDQRKA, encoded by the coding sequence ATGATGCGCAAAGCTAAGGTCCTCGTCATAGACGATGACCCCGACATCCTGGACGTCCTGCAGTTGACCCTCAACGAACATTACACGGTCTTTGCCGCCAACAACGGCACGGAAGGCCTCGAATTGGTCAAGGCCAAGGCGCCGGACATCATCATCACGGACTATATGATGCCTGTCATGAACGGGCCGGAATTCTGCCGGAATTTAAGGAAGGACATCCTCCTGCAGCATTTGCCGGTCATCATGCTTACCGGCAAAGGCGAGACCAAGGACATGGTCACCGGCATTGAATCCGGCGCCGACGATTACCTGATCAAACCCTTCGACCCCGAGACCTTGCTGGCGCGCATCCGCATGATCCTCAAACGCACCTCCCGTTCTTTGGACGCCAGCCCGCTGACCCATTTGCCGGGCAATTCTTCCATCATGGAAGAATTGCAAAACCGCATCGATTCCGGCAAGACGTTCGCCGTCGGATACGCGGATCTGGACAAATTCAAGATCTACAACGATGCCTACGGGTTTGAACGCGGCGACGAGCTCATCCGCACCGCCGCCCGCGTGCTCATTGACAGCGTCCGGCAAGTGTGCGGGGCAGAAGGGTTTGTGGGCCATATCGGCGGGGATGATTTTGTTTTTATCTGTGACGACGAAAAAGCGGACGCGGTCAGCCAGAAGGTTATTGATGCCTTTGACGCCGCGGTCCCGGCCTTTTACAATGAAAAGGACCGCAAAGCCGAATTCATCACAGGCAAGGACCGCCAGGGCAATCCCACCAGGGCCGCCTTCGTCGCGATCTCCATCGGCATTGTCAGCAACCGCGGGCAAAAGATCACCCACGTGGCCCAGATCGGCGAGATCGGCGCGGAACTCAAAAAATACGCAAAGAGTTTAGATAGAAGTAACTACGTGCGCGACCAGAGGAAGGCCTAG
- a CDS encoding CTP synthase, translating to MSKYIFITGGVVSSLGKGIAAASIGKLLEARGLKAAIIKCDPYLNVDPGTMNPYQHGEVYVTEDGAETDLDLGHYERFSNTVLSKDSNITAGKVYYAVITKERRGDYLGKTVQIIPHITDEIKERIKKVSKGNDVDVTIVEIGGTVGDIESLPFLEAIRQLRWELGEGYALNIHVTLLPYIKSAGEQKTKPTQHSVGRLREIGIIPQILMCRTERPISQDQREKIALFCNVDVEAVIEAIDVKHIYEVPVALKKQKLDELILKKLNIKLPDKGIKSWEEGVVKRLRSPAKEVRIAVVGKYITLQDAYKSIYEALVHGGIANNARVIIVKVDSEELEKHDPKKILKGIQGVLIPGGFGSRGIEGKINAVGYVRENKIPFFGICLGMQIATIEFARNVCDLKNANSTEFDKQTPQPVISLLEEQKQVENMGASMRLGAYPCSLEKGTNSFEAYKTSKISERHRHRYEFNNHYRVQMEEAGLVFAGINPERDLVEIIEIKDHPWFVGCQFHPEFKSKPDAAHPLFREFIAAALKQTKGDK from the coding sequence ATGAGTAAATACATTTTTATCACCGGTGGTGTGGTGTCGAGCTTAGGAAAAGGCATTGCCGCGGCCTCCATCGGTAAACTGCTGGAGGCCCGGGGCCTGAAGGCCGCCATCATTAAATGCGACCCGTATTTGAACGTGGACCCGGGCACCATGAACCCTTACCAGCACGGCGAGGTGTATGTCACCGAGGACGGGGCCGAGACCGACCTGGACCTTGGCCACTACGAGCGTTTCTCCAACACGGTGTTGTCCAAGGACAGCAACATCACCGCGGGCAAGGTGTATTATGCGGTCATCACCAAGGAACGCCGCGGTGATTACCTGGGCAAGACGGTGCAGATCATCCCGCACATCACCGATGAGATCAAGGAACGCATCAAGAAGGTCTCCAAGGGCAATGACGTGGATGTCACCATCGTTGAGATCGGCGGCACCGTCGGGGACATTGAGAGCCTGCCGTTCCTGGAAGCCATCCGCCAGCTGCGCTGGGAATTGGGCGAAGGGTATGCCCTGAATATTCACGTCACCCTGCTGCCTTATATCAAGTCCGCCGGCGAACAGAAAACCAAACCCACCCAGCACAGCGTCGGGCGCCTGCGCGAGATCGGCATCATCCCGCAGATCCTGATGTGCCGCACCGAACGGCCCATTTCCCAGGACCAGAGGGAGAAGATAGCGCTGTTTTGCAACGTGGACGTGGAGGCCGTCATTGAGGCCATTGACGTCAAACACATTTATGAAGTTCCCGTGGCCTTGAAGAAACAAAAACTCGATGAGCTGATCCTCAAGAAACTCAACATCAAATTGCCGGACAAAGGGATCAAAAGCTGGGAAGAGGGCGTGGTCAAGCGCCTGCGCAGTCCCGCCAAAGAGGTCAGGATCGCGGTCGTGGGCAAATACATCACCCTGCAGGACGCGTACAAGTCCATTTATGAGGCGCTGGTGCACGGCGGCATCGCCAACAACGCGCGGGTGATCATCGTCAAGGTCGATTCCGAGGAACTGGAAAAGCATGACCCTAAAAAGATCCTGAAAGGCATCCAGGGGGTCTTGATCCCCGGGGGCTTTGGTTCGCGCGGTATTGAGGGAAAGATCAACGCCGTCGGGTATGTGCGCGAGAACAAGATCCCGTTTTTCGGGATCTGTTTGGGCATGCAGATCGCCACCATTGAATTCGCCCGCAACGTCTGCGACCTTAAGAACGCCAATTCGACGGAATTTGACAAACAAACGCCCCAGCCGGTCATCAGTTTGCTTGAAGAACAAAAGCAGGTGGAGAACATGGGGGCGTCCATGCGTCTGGGGGCCTATCCATGTTCCCTTGAGAAGGGGACCAACAGTTTTGAGGCCTATAAGACGTCAAAGATCTCCGAACGCCACCGGCACCGTTATGAGTTCAACAACCATTACCGCGTCCAGATGGAAGAGGCCGGCCTGGTGTTTGCCGGCATTAATCCGGAGCGGGACCTGGTGGAGATCATTGAGATCAAAGACCATCCCTGGTTCGTCGGCTGTCAATTCCATCCGGAATTCAAGTCCAAACCCGACGCGGCCCATCCTTTGTTCCGGGAATTTATCGCCGCGGCACTGAAGCAGACAAAGGGAGATAAATAA
- the carB gene encoding carbamoyl-phosphate synthase large subunit, which yields MPKRTDIKKILIIGAGPIVIGQACEFDYSGSQACKALKEEGFSVVLVNSNPATIMTDPGIADATYIEPLTPEFLEYIIRKERPDAILPTLGGQTALNLAMQLHEQGILEKYGVQMLGAKHDVIKKAEDRSEFKAAALKVGLDVPKSVFAHNLEEAKKAVSQIGFPCIVRPSFTLGGTGGGIAPDMEEFERVAALGIESSMIHEILIEESIEGWKEYELEVMRDAADNVVIICSIENMDPMGVHTGDSITVAPVQTLTDVEYQNMRDASIRLIREIGVETGGSNIQFAVDPKNGRMVVIEMNPRVSRSSALASKATGFPIAKFAAKLAVGYTLDEIQNDITRETPACFEPTIDYCVVKIPRFTFEKFPEAKDILGVQMKSVGETMAIGRTFKEALQKGLRGLEIDHAGLDNKQDYRYIEDEKIRLRLKEPNASRVFYLKYALQKSITIDEVAALSRIDVWFIDQIAQILELENEIKAAVTAGGTLNSSLLRRAKANGFSDAQLAELMDRSEKDVRALRKELGIVATFKLVDTCAAEFEAYTPYYYSTYETEDEALLNAQKRLAEQGPRKKIMILGGGPNRIGQGIEFDYCCCHASFALKEMGFETIMVNSNPETVSTDYDTSDRLYFEPLTFEDVMNVVDVEKPDGVIVQFGGQTPLNLARRLQQAGVPIIGTSVDSIDLAENRERFAALINELKIDQPANASATTKEETLAAAGSIGYPVLVRPSYVLGGRAMRIVYDEEFLKAFLDELHSVSRGHPVLIDKFLEDAQEVDVDAISDGTDVYVAGIMEHIENAGIHSGDSACVLPPHTLSENVVAVIKDHTVRLAKVLNVIGLLNIQFAVKGGRVYVLEVNPRASRTAPFVSKATGVPLAKVAAQIMAGKKLGDFDLPDPGKLKYVCVKESVLPFSRFSGVDIILGPEMKSTGEVMGIAPTFGVAFAKSQICAGQALPQVGSVFISVNEADKRQVAAVARKLEGLGFKLFATRGTAEVLRADGVTVTVADKHHEGENNALTLLKKNEINLIINTPSGPKSQSDMRAIRAAAILHNIPCITTLQGAWAAVNGIEAGIKDEFTVESLQNLYRRTGTTRRVARTVAGAG from the coding sequence ATGCCTAAACGCACGGACATAAAGAAAATTTTGATCATCGGCGCGGGGCCCATCGTCATCGGCCAGGCGTGCGAGTTTGATTATTCCGGGTCCCAGGCCTGCAAAGCGCTCAAAGAAGAGGGCTTCAGCGTTGTTCTGGTCAATTCCAATCCCGCCACCATCATGACCGACCCTGGAATAGCGGATGCCACCTACATTGAACCATTGACCCCGGAATTCCTGGAATACATCATCCGCAAAGAGCGGCCCGACGCTATTTTACCAACCTTGGGCGGACAGACGGCGTTGAATTTAGCGATGCAATTGCACGAGCAGGGTATCCTGGAGAAATACGGGGTCCAAATGCTGGGCGCGAAACATGATGTGATCAAAAAAGCCGAAGACCGCAGTGAATTCAAGGCCGCGGCCCTCAAGGTCGGTCTTGACGTGCCCAAAAGTGTTTTTGCCCACAATTTGGAAGAAGCCAAGAAAGCGGTCAGCCAGATCGGCTTTCCCTGCATTGTCCGCCCGAGCTTCACCCTGGGCGGCACCGGCGGCGGGATCGCGCCTGACATGGAAGAATTTGAGCGCGTTGCGGCGCTGGGGATCGAGAGCAGTATGATCCACGAAATTCTCATTGAGGAGAGCATTGAGGGGTGGAAAGAATATGAACTGGAAGTCATGCGTGATGCCGCAGACAATGTGGTCATCATTTGTTCCATCGAGAATATGGACCCCATGGGCGTGCACACCGGGGACAGCATCACGGTTGCCCCGGTGCAGACCCTGACGGACGTGGAGTACCAGAACATGCGGGACGCTTCAATACGGCTCATCCGCGAGATCGGCGTTGAGACCGGCGGGTCCAACATCCAGTTCGCCGTTGATCCCAAGAACGGGCGCATGGTCGTCATTGAAATGAACCCGCGCGTGTCGCGTTCCTCGGCGCTGGCCAGCAAGGCCACGGGCTTTCCCATTGCCAAATTCGCCGCCAAACTGGCCGTGGGTTATACGCTTGATGAGATCCAAAACGACATCACCCGCGAGACCCCGGCGTGTTTTGAGCCGACCATTGATTATTGTGTGGTCAAGATCCCGCGTTTTACTTTTGAGAAATTCCCCGAAGCCAAGGACATCCTGGGCGTGCAGATGAAAAGCGTGGGGGAGACCATGGCCATCGGCCGCACCTTCAAAGAAGCCCTGCAAAAGGGCTTGAGGGGCCTGGAGATCGACCATGCCGGCCTGGACAACAAACAGGACTACCGTTACATCGAGGATGAAAAAATACGCCTGCGTTTGAAAGAGCCCAATGCCTCGCGCGTTTTTTACCTCAAATACGCTTTGCAAAAAAGCATCACCATCGACGAGGTGGCGGCCTTAAGCCGGATCGACGTGTGGTTCATTGACCAGATCGCCCAGATCCTGGAACTGGAGAATGAAATAAAGGCCGCGGTCACTGCGGGAGGGACATTGAATTCTTCGTTGTTGCGCCGCGCCAAAGCAAACGGGTTTTCCGACGCGCAATTGGCGGAACTGATGGACCGCAGTGAAAAAGATGTCCGGGCCCTGCGCAAGGAATTGGGCATCGTGGCCACGTTCAAACTGGTGGACACCTGTGCCGCGGAATTTGAGGCCTATACCCCGTATTATTATTCAACGTATGAGACCGAGGACGAGGCGCTTTTGAACGCACAAAAGCGGCTGGCCGAACAAGGGCCCCGAAAGAAGATCATGATCTTAGGCGGCGGCCCCAACCGCATCGGCCAGGGCATTGAATTTGATTATTGCTGCTGCCACGCGTCCTTCGCGCTCAAAGAGATGGGGTTTGAGACCATCATGGTCAATTCCAACCCGGAGACCGTTTCCACCGATTATGACACCTCCGACCGTTTGTATTTTGAGCCGCTGACCTTTGAGGACGTGATGAACGTGGTGGACGTGGAAAAACCCGACGGGGTCATTGTCCAGTTCGGCGGACAGACGCCGTTGAACCTGGCCCGGCGCCTGCAGCAGGCCGGGGTGCCCATCATCGGCACGTCCGTTGATTCCATCGATCTGGCGGAGAATCGCGAACGCTTCGCGGCGCTCATCAATGAATTGAAGATCGACCAGCCGGCCAATGCGTCGGCCACGACCAAGGAAGAGACCCTGGCCGCGGCGGGCTCGATCGGCTATCCGGTTTTGGTCAGGCCTTCTTATGTTTTGGGCGGGCGCGCCATGCGCATTGTTTATGATGAAGAATTCCTCAAGGCGTTTCTGGACGAGCTGCATAGCGTCTCGCGCGGGCACCCCGTGCTCATTGATAAATTTTTGGAAGACGCGCAGGAAGTGGACGTGGACGCGATCAGCGACGGCACAGATGTCTATGTGGCCGGGATCATGGAGCATATTGAGAACGCGGGCATCCATTCCGGGGACTCGGCCTGCGTGCTGCCGCCGCATACCTTGAGCGAAAACGTTGTGGCCGTCATCAAGGACCATACCGTGCGTTTGGCCAAGGTCCTTAACGTCATCGGCCTTTTGAACATACAGTTCGCGGTCAAGGGCGGCCGGGTCTATGTGCTGGAGGTCAATCCGCGCGCCTCGCGCACGGCGCCTTTTGTCAGCAAGGCCACCGGCGTGCCTTTGGCCAAGGTGGCCGCGCAGATCATGGCAGGCAAGAAACTGGGTGATTTTGACCTGCCCGACCCCGGCAAGTTAAAATACGTTTGTGTCAAGGAATCGGTGCTGCCGTTCAGCCGTTTTTCCGGCGTGGACATTATCCTTGGCCCGGAAATGAAAAGCACCGGCGAGGTCATGGGCATTGCCCCGACTTTTGGCGTGGCCTTTGCCAAGTCCCAAATTTGTGCCGGCCAGGCCCTGCCGCAGGTGGGGAGCGTTTTTATCAGCGTCAACGAAGCAGACAAACGCCAGGTCGCCGCCGTCGCCAGGAAGTTGGAAGGCCTGGGATTCAAACTTTTCGCGACCAGGGGCACGGCCGAAGTGTTGCGCGCCGACGGGGTCACGGTCACGGTCGCGGACAAGCATCACGAAGGGGAAAATAACGCGTTGACATTGCTCAAGAAAAATGAGATAAATTTAATCATCAATACTCCTTCTGGACCAAAAAGCCAGTCGGACATGCGCGCCATACGGGCGGCGGCCATTTTGCACAACATCCCCTGTATCACAACACTGCAGGGCGCCTGGGCCGCGGTCAACGGCATTGAAGCCGGCATCAAAGACGAATTCACCGTCGAATCACTGCAGAATCTTTATCGGCGCACAGGGACGACCCGCCGGGTCGCCCGTACGGTCGCAGGAGCAGGATAA
- a CDS encoding Rid family detoxifying hydrolase, with amino-acid sequence MNKKVIKTDKVSLPVGPYNQAVAIGGLVYTAGQIPLDKQGNMVPGGIKEQTEQVIQNLIAVLGTAGSSLDKVVKATVFLKDLNDFAGMNEVYAKYFKAAIAPARSTLQVSRIPKDSLVEIEVVAQIQ; translated from the coding sequence ATGAACAAGAAGGTCATCAAAACCGATAAAGTATCGCTGCCGGTGGGGCCGTACAATCAGGCGGTAGCCATCGGCGGTCTCGTTTATACTGCCGGACAGATCCCGTTGGATAAACAGGGCAACATGGTTCCCGGCGGCATCAAGGAACAGACCGAACAGGTCATTCAGAATTTGATCGCGGTCTTGGGCACAGCCGGGTCGTCGCTGGATAAGGTGGTCAAGGCCACCGTGTTCCTCAAAGACCTCAATGATTTTGCCGGCATGAACGAGGTGTACGCCAAATATTTCAAGGCCGCCATTGCGCCGGCGCGCAGTACCCTTCAGGTTTCCCGCATCCCCAAGGACTCGCTCGTCGAGATCGAAGTTGTAGCGCAGATTCAATAA